One genomic window of Solanum dulcamara chromosome 12, daSolDulc1.2, whole genome shotgun sequence includes the following:
- the LOC129876142 gene encoding protein FRIGIDA-ESSENTIAL 1-like: protein MPSSVAAADPLTNNLVSIHKISANEDEEYEKIEVEEENSEGSATLDDVDHKKDGTRILEPLGLKEHLRSGIPTRKPVANPDIPMIEEGNDSYRISNYDERRGKNYSSLDGKRTIVLSDLRALRCDSGETRTHENQPFGQKVSAEFTEGSHQQVSQDLQQTSSRLDAQETWARSLTPPADSSGGNKRPADRCEFYSTGWCINGGSCRFLHVREPVISRNKDGFLDTAKMKNKLINGEGSKDTTERSAPDCFSDLSSSEVQCRENQRLNSDNYLHMHKDEDRSSMPFRDIGRETLGYKSHLAGYGSSSQPLPKADSLSKDSYCSEMPPSSSVLSSYKYLNTEVPSYASALDDTSYKRTHLMPDYHHFPILNRSVDRWPSNLTSSSSNLDPVGNHKLLDCSREYCYSRSMSLHNKSSALPGCGTESFSWTDLSGDMEHSCGYKTKVYFNDWENSVPFRPSTFLSQIIPPPESLYDPIRDSIEQTSTAEKDLSANERKTTDRAIAHQENMNTSSKEEKHSPRGQKRKQSKLENLGPSCEIDTDFRRDGSVNYESGVMKHFRAALVDFIKELLKPTWHEGLLMKDAYKMIVKKAVDKIINSLTPDQVPDTTESINQYLSVSKPKVAKLIEGYVEKYGKS, encoded by the exons ATGCCATCGTCGGTTGCGGCGGCTGATCCACTAACCAATAACTTAGTCTCGATACACAAAATCTCAGCTAACGAGGACGAAGAGTACGAAAAAATTGAGGTTGAAGAAGAAAATAGCGAAGGATCAGCTACACTCGATGATGTAGATCATAAAAAAG ATGGAACCCGCATTCTGGAGCCTTTGGGTCTTAAAGAGCATTTAAGATCAGGAATTCCTACTCGAAAACCTGTAGCAAATCCTGATATACCTATGATTGAAGAGGGTAATGACAGTTACAGGATATCTAATTATGATGAAAGAAGAGGAAAGAATTATTCAAGTTTGGATG GAAAAAGAACCATTGTACTTTCTGATCTCCGAGCTCTTAGATGTGATAGTGGGGAAACAAGAACCCATGAAAACCAGCCGTTTGGTCAAAAAGTGAGTGCTGAATTCACTGAAGGAAGTCATCAACAAGTGTCGCAGGATTTACAACAAACATCATCAAG GTTGGATGCTCAGGAGACTTGGGCCAGAAGTTTGACCCCTCCTGCTGATTCTAGTGGTGGAAACAAAAGACCAGCAGATAGATGTGAGTTTTATTCTACAGGTTGGTGCATCAATGGGGGCTCGTGTAGGTTCCTTCACGTAAGGGAACCTGTAATTAGCCGTAATAAGGATGGTTTTTTGGATACTGCAAAGATGaaaaacaaactcataaatGGTGAAG GTTCAAAAGATACCACCGAGAGATCAGCACCGGATTGTTTCTCTGATTTGTCATCGTCTGAAGTCCAATGTAGAGAAAATCAAAGGTTGAATAGTGACAATTATTTACATATGCATAAGGACGAGGATCGGTCAAGCATGCCGTTTAGAGACATTGGAAGAGAGACTCTTGGATATAAATCACACTTGGCTGGTTATGGCAGCTCTTCACAACCATTACCTAAAGCTGATTCTCTTAGTAAAGATAGCTATTGTAGTGAAATGCCTCCAAGTAGTTCAGTACTGTCATCTTACAAGTATCTGAACACCGAAGTTCCCTCTTATGCCTCAGCTTTGGATGACACAAGTTATAAGAGGACCCACCTTATGCCCGACTATCATCATTTTCCAATCTTGAATCGCTCTGTGGATAGGTGGCCTTCTAATCTTACTTCTTCCTCTTCAAACCTAGATCCTGTTGGTAATCACAAGCTTTTAGACTGTAGCCGAGAATACTGTTATTCTAGGTCAATGTCTCTGCATAACAAGTCTTCAGCACTTCCTGGTTGTGGAACTGAATCTTTTTCTTGGACTGATTTATCAGGGGACATGGAACACTCATGTGGTTATAAGACCAAGGTGTATTTTAATGACTGGGAGAATTCCGTGCCTTTTCGGCCATCAACCTTTCTTAGTCAAATTATTCCCCCTCCAGAAAGCCTTTATGATCCGATTCGGGACAGCATTGAGCAAACCAGCACAGCCGAGAAAGATTTGTCTGCTAATGAAAGAAAAACAACTGATAGAGCTATAGCCCATCAAGAAAACATGAATACCtcttcaaaagaagaaaaacactCACCCAGAGGCCAAAAGAGGAAACAATCAAAATTAGAGAACCTCGGACCCAGCTGTGAAATTGATACCGACTTTAGGAGAGATGGATCAGTGAACTATGAGTCAGGTGTTATGAAACATTTCCGTGCTGCTCTTGTGGACTTCATTAAAGAATTGCTTAAGCCAACTTGGCATGAAGGTCTTTTGATGAAGGATGCATACAAGATGATTGTTAAGAAAGCAGTAGATAAGATCATTAACTCTTTGACACCCGATCAAGTTCCTGATACCACTGAATCCATCAATCAGTATCTCTCTGTATCTAAGCCAAAAGTAGCTAAGCTCATTGAG GGGTATGTGGAGAAATATGGTAAATCTTGA